In Gossypium arboreum isolate Shixiya-1 chromosome 6, ASM2569848v2, whole genome shotgun sequence, the following are encoded in one genomic region:
- the LOC108485540 gene encoding uncharacterized protein LOC108485540 isoform X3: protein MMEKNRGSMSSIVDKHGVLSKRKLRSESADDDLSDINDAEITGYLNNKKEMLFKKFIWEAMNKDYQKGLSSKINYDALEKLNNEPEEKDSEKAKEGIDSNRDKQIEREHSKGSSTLEDGGFEEDNFSDESEHENAYLCSYEEDEEYGYGEDNEYEEY, encoded by the exons ATG ATGGAGAAAAACAGGGGATCTATGTCTTCCATTGTAGACAAACATGGAGTTTTATCTAAACGTAAGTTGCGTTCTGAATCTGCTGATGATGATTTATCTGATATCAATGACGCCGAG ATTACTGGTTATCTTAACAACAAAAAGGAGATGCTTTTCAAGAAGTTCATTTGGGAAGCCATGAATAAAGATTATCAAAAG GGACTAAGTTCAAAAATCAACTATGATGCACTGGAGAAGCTAAACAATGAACCT GAGGAGAAAGATTCCGAAAAGGCTAAGGAAGGTATAGACTCGAACAGAGACAAGCAGATTGAAAGAGAGCACTCCAAAGGATCATCAACTTTGGAAGATGGTGGCTTTGAGGAAGACAATTTTAGTGACGAGTCTGAGCACGAGAATGCTTATCTATGCTCATACGAGGAGGATGAGGAGTATGGTTATGGGGAAGATAATGAATATGAAGAGTATTGA
- the LOC108485540 gene encoding uncharacterized protein LOC108485540 isoform X1 has translation MMEKNRGSMSSIVDKHGVLSKRKLRSESADDDLSDINDAEITGYLNNKKEMLFKKFIWEAMNKDYQKKKQSKPATRKNSSARKAVGSRMEKVTEEEVVEKKKGLSSKINYDALEKLNNEPEEKDSEKAKEGIDSNRDKQIEREHSKGSSTLEDGGFEEDNFSDESEHENAYLCSYEEDEEYGYGEDNEYEEY, from the exons ATG ATGGAGAAAAACAGGGGATCTATGTCTTCCATTGTAGACAAACATGGAGTTTTATCTAAACGTAAGTTGCGTTCTGAATCTGCTGATGATGATTTATCTGATATCAATGACGCCGAG ATTACTGGTTATCTTAACAACAAAAAGGAGATGCTTTTCAAGAAGTTCATTTGGGAAGCCATGAATAAAGATTATCAAAAG AAGAAACAAAGCAAGCCTGCTACAAGGAAAAATTCTTCTGCTAGGAAAGCTGTTGGTAGCAGGATGGAGAAAGTAACGGAGGAGGAGGTGGTGGAGAAGAAAAAG GGACTAAGTTCAAAAATCAACTATGATGCACTGGAGAAGCTAAACAATGAACCT GAGGAGAAAGATTCCGAAAAGGCTAAGGAAGGTATAGACTCGAACAGAGACAAGCAGATTGAAAGAGAGCACTCCAAAGGATCATCAACTTTGGAAGATGGTGGCTTTGAGGAAGACAATTTTAGTGACGAGTCTGAGCACGAGAATGCTTATCTATGCTCATACGAGGAGGATGAGGAGTATGGTTATGGGGAAGATAATGAATATGAAGAGTATTGA
- the LOC108485540 gene encoding uncharacterized protein LOC108485540 isoform X2 yields MMEKNRGSMSSIVDKHGVLSKRKLRSESADDDLSDINDAEITGYLNNKKEMLFKKFIWEAMNKDYQKKQSKPATRKNSSARKAVGSRMEKVTEEEVVEKKKGLSSKINYDALEKLNNEPEEKDSEKAKEGIDSNRDKQIEREHSKGSSTLEDGGFEEDNFSDESEHENAYLCSYEEDEEYGYGEDNEYEEY; encoded by the exons ATG ATGGAGAAAAACAGGGGATCTATGTCTTCCATTGTAGACAAACATGGAGTTTTATCTAAACGTAAGTTGCGTTCTGAATCTGCTGATGATGATTTATCTGATATCAATGACGCCGAG ATTACTGGTTATCTTAACAACAAAAAGGAGATGCTTTTCAAGAAGTTCATTTGGGAAGCCATGAATAAAGATTATCAAAAG AAACAAAGCAAGCCTGCTACAAGGAAAAATTCTTCTGCTAGGAAAGCTGTTGGTAGCAGGATGGAGAAAGTAACGGAGGAGGAGGTGGTGGAGAAGAAAAAG GGACTAAGTTCAAAAATCAACTATGATGCACTGGAGAAGCTAAACAATGAACCT GAGGAGAAAGATTCCGAAAAGGCTAAGGAAGGTATAGACTCGAACAGAGACAAGCAGATTGAAAGAGAGCACTCCAAAGGATCATCAACTTTGGAAGATGGTGGCTTTGAGGAAGACAATTTTAGTGACGAGTCTGAGCACGAGAATGCTTATCTATGCTCATACGAGGAGGATGAGGAGTATGGTTATGGGGAAGATAATGAATATGAAGAGTATTGA